Proteins from a genomic interval of Caulobacter rhizosphaerae:
- a CDS encoding DJ-1/PfpI family protein produces the protein MQIAVLTFDGFNELDSFIAAAILNRMKPRGWKAHITAPTEEVTSMNGVVVRRQKPLGFAAEADAVIIGSGVRTREIAADPHLLAQIRLDPARQLIAAQCSGTLILARLGLVDGVPACTDLTTKPWVVDAGVNVVDAPFFAHGHVATAGGCLASQYLAAWMILRGAGREAAEAAIHYVAPVGEKAAWVERAMAVVTPFAGPAVVAAE, from the coding sequence ATGCAGATCGCGGTCCTCACCTTCGATGGTTTCAACGAACTGGATTCGTTCATCGCCGCGGCGATCCTCAACCGCATGAAGCCGCGCGGCTGGAAGGCGCATATCACCGCGCCGACCGAAGAGGTGACCTCGATGAACGGCGTCGTCGTGCGCCGGCAGAAGCCCCTCGGCTTCGCCGCCGAGGCCGACGCGGTGATCATCGGCAGCGGCGTCCGCACGCGGGAGATCGCCGCCGATCCGCACCTGCTGGCCCAGATCCGCCTGGACCCCGCCCGACAGCTGATCGCGGCGCAATGCTCGGGCACGCTGATCCTGGCCAGGCTCGGTCTGGTCGACGGCGTCCCGGCCTGCACCGACCTGACCACCAAGCCCTGGGTCGTGGACGCGGGCGTGAACGTCGTCGACGCGCCGTTCTTCGCCCATGGCCATGTCGCCACCGCCGGCGGCTGCCTGGCGTCGCAATATCTGGCCGCCTGGATGATCCTGCGCGGCGCGGGCCGCGAGGCCGCCGAGGCCGCGATCCACTATGTGGCGCCCGTGGGGGAGAAGGCGGCCTGGGTCGAGCGGGCGATGGCCGTGGTGACGCCGTTCGCCGGGCCCGCGGTGGTTGCGGCCGAGTAG